One window of the Cherax quadricarinatus isolate ZL_2023a chromosome 41, ASM3850222v1, whole genome shotgun sequence genome contains the following:
- the LOC138853810 gene encoding putative uncharacterized protein DDB_G0277255 isoform X1, translating into MSSVTKTGMVAVLAVLAVLAVVFLMVVVTCLQSPAGEAGSRRSWVDLRAVSPRPKRQVVTQQSSWSTWSSTERQSSSKTGTQSDSSSASSSSSSSSKKTSTAWSSWSASQSSPSLSSSWSSLTSQSWSFSNGWRSLRKRASLL; encoded by the exons TAACGAAGACAGGCATGGTGGCGGTGCTGGCGGTGCTGGCGGTGCTGGCGGTGGTAttcctgatggtggtggtgacctgtttACAGTCACCAGCTGGGGAAG CAGGTTCACGCAGGTCTTGGGTGGATTTGCGGGCGGTATCTCCAAGACCGAAGAGACAAGTAGTGACGCAACAGTCATCCTGGTCGACCTGGTCGTCAACAGAGAGGCAGTCGTCCTCGAAAACCGGAACGCAGTCAGATTCGTCTTCGGCGTCATCGTCTTCGTCGTCCTCTTCCAAGAAGACTTCGACGGCTTGGTCGTCTTGGTCAGCCTCGCAGTCGTCCCCTTCGTTATCGTCGTCGTGGTCATCGTTGACTTCCCAGTCTTGGTCGTTTTCTAATGGTTGGCGGAGTTTAAGAAAGAGAGCGAGCCTACTCTGA
- the LOC138853810 gene encoding putative uncharacterized protein DDB_G0277255 isoform X2 — protein MSSVTKTGMVAVLAVLAVLAVVFLMVVVTCLQSPAGEGSRRSWVDLRAVSPRPKRQVVTQQSSWSTWSSTERQSSSKTGTQSDSSSASSSSSSSSKKTSTAWSSWSASQSSPSLSSSWSSLTSQSWSFSNGWRSLRKRASLL, from the exons TAACGAAGACAGGCATGGTGGCGGTGCTGGCGGTGCTGGCGGTGCTGGCGGTGGTAttcctgatggtggtggtgacctgtttACAGTCACCAGCTGGGGAAG GTTCACGCAGGTCTTGGGTGGATTTGCGGGCGGTATCTCCAAGACCGAAGAGACAAGTAGTGACGCAACAGTCATCCTGGTCGACCTGGTCGTCAACAGAGAGGCAGTCGTCCTCGAAAACCGGAACGCAGTCAGATTCGTCTTCGGCGTCATCGTCTTCGTCGTCCTCTTCCAAGAAGACTTCGACGGCTTGGTCGTCTTGGTCAGCCTCGCAGTCGTCCCCTTCGTTATCGTCGTCGTGGTCATCGTTGACTTCCCAGTCTTGGTCGTTTTCTAATGGTTGGCGGAGTTTAAGAAAGAGAGCGAGCCTACTCTGA